The following DNA comes from Paraburkholderia phytofirmans PsJN.
CGGCGGCGTCGATGTCGGCGTCGCCGGCTTCTATGGCGATATTGGCAATGCGCGGTTTGAGGCTCGGCGCGTAGAGTGGACGTTCCATCGGCAGTTCGATATCGGCTGCGATATCGGCGATAGTCATGAATTCGCCGGACGGGAGCATGTCACGCAGCGCCAGCGCTCTGGCTTCCACGCCGTGCAGAATATCCATGATGCGACGGTTCTCGAGCCATGCCTGATCGTCGAGAAAGCGCCGCAATTGCTGCGATAAAAACGCGACAGTGCGCTGCGTATGCTCGCCTGCTTCCAGCCAGTCGTAATGAACTCGCCGGGTACGTGCGTCGGGTTTGAGTTCCGCGACGGGCGGGAGCGACAGCACGCGGTCGAGCAATTCGGTGAGTTCTTCCTGGCGGCTGCTCGACATCAGGAAGTCCCAGAACGCGCGGAAGCTGCGTCCTTGATCCGAGTCGGCAATCGCATCGCGCTCGCCCATGATTTCTTCCAGCAGTTCACCTTTTGCGCCATCCCACAGTGCAATACGCTCACGGACCCGGCGATCGAGACCACGAAAGTTATGCTCGACCTCACGGAAATCGGTCAGCAATTCCCGCGCAATCGTTGTGAACTGCTGGAAGCGATCTTTGAGCGCCGTGTCATCCAAAATGGAAATGTCACCTGCTTCTGCGCGTGCAATGTCTGCGTCGATCTCCGCGCGACGCTTATGCAGTTCGGCGAGGCGTGCCTTGGGGTCGCTCTCACTGCCTTCGCTCATCTGTTTGAGCAATTCAAATAGGGTAAGCAAGCGCGATTCTGTACCGACGAAGCTACGGACTGTCAATGTGGCAAGCCATGCGATCGCCTTTTCTGTAGCAGGCGTGAGGTCGAAATGCGGTTCGTCCGAATCCTGACGATAGAACTTGCGCAGCCAGCCTTTGTCGTTGGCGCTCCAATCAGTTAGGTAATCCGAAGCCGCTTTGGGAAAGGCTGCAGTACCGAACTGTTCGCGCAGCGCATACAGTTCGTCCTCGAGAGCTTCGGCCAGATCTGCTTGTGATATGACGCGGACATTGGGCGCGGTGAAGACGCGATGCAGAAAGCTTGCCACGAGCGGCGCGTGGTCGGAGCGCAGCAGGCGCCACGCCGGATGGTTCTGGCGTAACGCGTCGATCGTCGAATAGTCGAAATCCATAGTGCGAAGGCCGAAGAGCGGAAACAGTCAGGTTCGTCGTTCGCATCCTACAACTCGAAGCGGCAAATACCATGATCATTCTTCGCATTCTATGCGCAGAATGATCCTCAATTCTGGAAGATGTTTTGCCAGGACCGACGGCCGCCAATGCCGGTGTTGGAATGACGGGGGTCCTGATCGGGGTACGAAGGATCGATAGCCGCTTCACGCATCCAACGGTTTTTCTTCCTCCCACTCAATCCGCTCAAACACCGCCCTCAACCTCGCCCCTCTCACCGCATTCACCATCGCAACATGCGCCACACGCCCCGCAAGATGCGCCCGAAAATCCGCAAGATCATCCCGATTCTGCGACCGCCACCCATGCCGAACGCAATTGGTCAGCACGGCCTTCAACGCATCGAACTCCGGCCGCGCCACATTCGCATGGCTGTTGACCACCACCCCGGCCAGATGCTGCCGCGCACTACGCCGCATCACGCGCGTCTTCCTCAGATTGACACCGAAGCCTTCTTCAAGAGCAATCGCCGCGACTCGAATGCATAAGCGATCAGCCATACGCGCAAGCTCCTCGTCTCCGGAAAACGCAAGGTCATCGGCATAACGCGTGTAAGTCGCGCCGACGGAACGCGCCAGACCCGCCAGCCGAAGATCGAGCCGAAAAGCGCACAGGTTAGCCAACGCCGGCGATGTCGGCGCGCCCTGCGGCAAATGCCTGTTCCGATAGCGCTGCCGCTCCCGCCAATCGATCCGCTCGCGCACATCCGGCGCGAGCAAGCGGCCGCTCGGGATGCGATTGGTACACAGCGCAGTCAATGCCCTTGCAACGGCCTGTGGGTAACCCAAAGCGTAAAAAGCGGAGTAAACGCGTCCCGCATGAACTGACGCGAAGAAATCGGTCAGATCGAAGCGCATCACCACCGCTTTCCCCACATGCGGCGCGGCAAAAGTCACGATATTCCGGCCATGTCGAAAACCATGCACTGATTCGTGCGCCGGAATACGGTCGAGCAAACCCGACAACACTTTGCGTTGCAAAGCCCGCAATCGCGGCTTGGGAATCTCGATGATCCGACATCGACCGTCGCGCTTTTCGATCGCCTTGTACGCGTAGTGATGAAGCGGCGTCGCCGCGCCACGCGTCGGCACGCGCCAACGGTCGGCAAACCAGCCCAAATCTCCCGGCTCGATATCTAGCCAGGCAGCCAGATCGCCGAGCGTCGGCAATTGAGGCAACGCCACGTCATGCAACCACGGCGGAGGCGGGCGCTGAAACGGCGGCCGCGTCAGCACGCGAACCACTCTCGGCGGCTGCTCGCTGCGCCACGCTGACACGAAGCCGGGCATCCCGGCCACGACCGTCGAAACCTCCTTGCGCCCGACGCTATCCCAACGCGCAGCGAATCGCTTCGCTACGTGGCGCGCCAACCCATCCATCCAGCGGGCGCTTTCCTCCAGCACGAGCGTCATCCGCTCGACCATTCCGCCGGGCTCAGGCGAGCCCGCCAGCATGGCATCGGCAATCGCGTAGGTAACGTGTTGCAATGAAGATAACGACATGCGAAAGGAAGGCGGGGCGGCCAGTCAACGCGTCTTGTGCTGCGTGAGCGCTCTTGCGTAAGACGCAACTGAGGCTCATGCGACGAACTGCGGAGTAGTGTTGATCCACGGGGTAGCCCCGTGGTGCCCGGAACCTATGCGGCCAGCATCCAGGCGTGCTTGACCAGCCGTCCCGCGTGGCGACGATAAGCGAGCCGCCCCGAGCTTGTCAACGCGTTGGCCGTACGAAAGGATTTTTCGCCATAGATGGACGGCGACAATCTGACGGTTGCGTCGTCCAACAGAACGAACAGAACTGACACAGCGTATGTTCATGCAGAACCAACGAGATGCGGTTAGGCAACGTCAAGCCCGCCTGGTTATCCACACCCCCCTCTGGACAACTCGTGTACAAGCCACCTGACACGTTGTGGGTGAAACCTTGATAAAGCCGCCACCTCGCCAAGTCGCACAGAAGTTGTCCCTGGCTCCGTGTTCCTGTCCGAGCACGCTCCGCAGGGTTATCGATTCCGCAGTGCCTTGATCCGTATACGAAGTTTCAGGTTATCCACAGCAGGATGCGAGGCTTGTTAACTATTACTACGTATACATATACAAAGACTATAAAAACCAGAGAGGCACCCGCGCGGCACGCTGCACAAGCGAGCAGAGCAGAGCAGAGCAGAGCAGCGCCGGGCAGGTATACGCTCAAGCAAGCGGTAAACAAATCTCCGTGACGAGATCCGCTGGCGCCGTATCCTTCGGGCTATTCAAATACTCTTCGAACACCGGCGCATCGGCCGCTTCTCGCCCGGACTGCACGAGCCACGTTCCGTACAGCCACTCATACGCGGCACGCATGTCGCTATAAGGTCCGCGATGCCTCAACACCGCGTACTCACCGCCCTTCACATGCGCCACCGAAACCGGCGGACTCACCGTCACGGATGCCTGAACCGGATGCGGCAACAACACACCAGCCTTGGACCGCAACTCACTCTCCGCGACAACACCAGGATCGTCGTAGTAAACGCCGACCATGCGCATCTGCCCTGCAAGTAAATTGTGTTTCGCGAGCCAGCCGAACAACGCGTCGAACGCCTTACCGATCTGCATATACGGCCCAACGTGATCGACCGACAAAACTTCTATCGGCTCCACGTGACGAATCACCACTTCACGCATCGTCATTTGATCGTCTCCTGATAGCGCCGGCCGGAACCGGCTATGGGTGCCTTGCTTGCGATACTGCGCCGGCGGCACGCCGAACACCGCACGAAAGGTTCGAGAAAAAGATTGCAGACTGCTGTAGCCGGAGCGCTCGGCGATTTCCACAATCGGCATCGAACCGTTCGCCAGATAGCCCGCCGCGCGATGCAGCCGTAAACGTCGGACGGTAGTGGCCACCGTCTCGCCATACATCGCCTGATAAATCCGGTGCCAGTGGTACGGCGACAGACAGGCGATTTCCGCTAAACGATCGATATCCAGCGGCTCATCGAGATGATCGTAAATATGGTCGAGCACTCGGCCGAGCCGGGTTTCGTAGCGAGCCCGATTACCTGATTCATTCATGGCTGGGTGAATAAAAAACGAGTACAAAATGAGCACAAATATTGTCAAACGGATGCGACGAAAGTACCACGTCCCCATTTACCAAATCCTGCGAACTTCACTTGAAAGGCCGGTGAGCGCAATGCGCAATTAAGCATGCACTGACACGGCACCGCCCAGAACTTTGCCGAATTTCGATAACACCTCGAATAATGGCTCACTACCATCGGCTGAAGCCTGTCCGCCCGTGCACCGCAAAGCCTTGCGGCGTCGGGCTGCCGGCACCATCAGGGAGCGTCCGATGAAATCAGAGTCCACCAATCAGCACGTCGGCAAAGTCACGCATCACGAGTTGAAGCAGACGCTCGGCACGTGGCAACTGTGGGGCATCGCGGTCGGCCTCGTCATTTCCGGCGAATATTTCGGCTGGAGCTACGGCTGGGCGAGCGCCGGCACGCTCGGCTTCGTCATCACCGCGATTTTCATTGCCGCGATGTATACGACGTTCATCTTCAGTTTCACCGAGCTCACCACATCTATTCCGCACGCGGGCGGTCCGTTCGCCTACGCTCGCCACGCCTTCGGTCCGACCGGCGGTTATCTGGCCGGCGCGGCGACGCTGGTTGAGTTCGTGTTTGCGCCGCCGGCCATCGCGCTTGCGATCGGCGCGTACCTGCACGTGCAGTTTCCCGGTCTCGAACCGAAACACGCGGCGATGGGCGCATACCTCATCTTCATGGCGCTGAATATCGTCGGCGTGCAGATCGCCGCGGCGTTCGAGCTGTGCGTGACGCTGCTTGCGATCTTCGAATTGCTGGTGTTCATGGGCGTCGTATCGCCCGGCTTTCAGTGGTCGAACTTCACCAAGGGCGGCTGGGCCGGCGCCGACAACTTCAGCATGGGTTCGTTTCACGGCATGTTCGCGGCGATTCCATTCGCCATCTGGTTTTTCCTCGCGATCGAAGGCGTGGCGATGGCCGCCGAAGAAGCCAAGAACCCGAAACGCTCGATTCCGATCGCCTATGTCGCCGGCATTCTGACGCTCGTGGTGCTTGCCATCGGCGTGATGGTGTTTGCCGGCGCGGCAGGCGACTGGACCAAGCTGTCCAACATCAACGATCCGCTGCCGCAGGCGATGAAATACATCGTCGGCGAACATAGCGGCTGGATGCATATGCTGGTGTGGCTCGGGCTGTTCGGGCTCGTCGCGTCGTTTCACGGCATCATCCTCGGCTATTCGCGGCAAATTTTCGCGCTGGCTCGCGCGGGCTATCTGCCGGAATGGCTCTCGAAAGTGCATCCGCGCTTCAAGACGCCGCATCGCGCGATCATTGCGGGCGGCGTGGTCGGCATCGCCGCGATCTACAGCGACGAACTGATCCAGTTCGGCGGCCAGACGCTGACAGCGAACATCGTGACGATGTCGGTATTTGGCGCTATCGTGATGTATATCATCAGCATGTTGTCGCTGTTCAAGCTGCGCCGCACCGAACCGAATATGGAGCGCCCGTTCCGCGCGCCACTGTTTCCGGTCTTTCCGGCGTTCGCGCTGGTGGCCGCGGTCATCTGTCTGGCGACGATGGTCTACTTCAATTTTCTGGTGGCAATCGTGTTCGCAATCTTTCTCGCGCTGGGCTACGTCTACTTCCTGATGACGCGCCATCAGCGCGAAGCCGCGCCGGCGGACGCCTTGCTCGAGGAATGACGGATCGAGCCGCTGCGCAAGCAGCGGCGATGGAGTCGTAAAGATGAGCTACACCGAGACGATCGGCACCCGCACGTATCGCTTTGCCGATCTGAAAACCCTGCTGGCGAAGGCCAGCCCGCAGCGTTCCGGCGACCAGCTCGCGGGCGTGGCGGCGGCGAGCGAGGAAGAACGTGTCGCGGCCAAGATGGCGCTGGCGCAAGTGCCGCTACGCACTTTCCTCAACGAGGCGCTGATTCCCTACGAAAGCGACGAAGTCACGCGTCTCGTGATCGACGATCATTCGCCGCAGGCATTCGCCGAGATCTCTCACCTCACGGTCGGTGATTTTCGCAACTGGCTGCTGAGCAGCACGACGGATGCCGATGCGCTCACGCGTATCTCCGCGGGCCTGACGCCGGAGATGGTCGCGGCCGTATCCAAGCTGATGCGCAATCAGGATCTGATCGCGGCGGCGCGTAAACGTCCGGTGATTACGCGCTTTCGCAACACGGTCGGTTTACCGGGGCACATGTCGGTGCGTCTGCAACCCAATCACCCGACCGACGACGTCAAAGGCATTGCCGCATCGATGCTCGACGGCCTGATGTACGGCTGCGGCGACGCGATGATCGGCATCAACCCCGCCAGCGACAATCTCGCCGCGATCACCAAGCTGTTGCTGATGATCGACGACTTCCGCCAACGTTATCAGGTGCCGACGCAATCGTGCGTGCTGACTCACGTCACCAACACGATTGCCGCAATCGAAAAAGGCGCGCCGGTCGATCTGGTGTTTCAATCGATTGCGGGCACAGAGAAAGCGAACGCGGGCTTCGGCATTTCGCTCGCGCTACTGCAGGAAGCGTATGAAGCGGGACTCTCCTTGAAGCGCGGTACGGTCGGCAATAACCTGATGTACTTCGAAACGGGTCAGGGCAGCGCGTTGTCGGCGGATGCACATTTCGGCGTGGATCAACAGACTTGCGAAGTACGCGCCTATGCAGTCGCACGCAGGTTCAATCCATTCCTGGTCAACACGGTGGTCGGCTTTATCGGCCCGGAATATCTCTACGACGGTAAACAGATCACGCGCGCCGGCCTCGAAGATCACTTCTGCGGCAAACTGCTCGGCGTGCCGATGGGTTGCGACATTTGCTATACGAACCATGCGGAAGCGGATCAGGACGACATGGACAATCTGCTCACGCTGCTCGGCGTAGCGGGCATTAACTTCATCATGGGCATTCCAGGCGCGGACGACGTCATGCTCAACTACCAGAGCACGTCGTTCCACGACGCGCTTTACGTGCGCGACGTACTCGGCTTGCGCCGCGCGCCGGAATTCGAAGAATGGCTGGAGTCGATGCAAATCACCGACGCGCGCGGCGCGTTGCTGAGTGCATCGACGCAACAACCGTTGCTGGAAGGCGCGCGCGACTGGATGGGCATTGCATGAGCGACTTCCTCGAAAAGAATCCATGGAACGCGCTGCGGCAGTTCACCAACGCGCGCATCGCGCTGGGCCGCGCGGGCAATAGTTTGCCGACCGCGCCGCTGCTCGCGTTCAACCTGTCGCACGCGCAGGCGCGCGACGCTGTGCATCATCCGCTCGATACCGAGGTGCTGCACGAGCAATTGCGCGCGCAAAACTTCAAAACGCTCGACGTGCATAGCGCCGCGCCGGATCGCGAGCATTATTTGCGGCGTCCCGATCTCGGGCGGCGTTTATCGGAAGAAAGTCGAGTGACGCTGGCAGCGGTGCCGAACGATTCGCCTGAAGTGGTCTTCGTGATCGGCGACGGTCTTTCGGCGTTCGCCGCATCGAAGCAATCGATTCCCTTGCTGCAAGCCGTCGTTCCGCGACTCGCGGATTGGAAGATCGGCCCGGTCGTGGTTGCGCGTCAGGCGCGCGTCGCGTTGGGTGACGAGATCGGCGAGTTGCTCAATGCAAAGTTGGTGGTGATGCTGATCGGTGAGCGGCCGGGTTTGAGTTCGCCGGATAGCCTCGGAATTTATCTGACGTACGCGCCGAAAGTCGGCTGTAGCGACGCGCAACGCAACTGCATTTCGAATGTGCGTCCGGAGGGACTCGACTATCCGTTGGCCGCACACAAGCTGCACTATCTGTTGACGCATGCAAGGCGCTTGGGTCTGACCGGTGTCGGCCTGAAAGACGACAGCGATGCGCTGCTGGCAGAGACACCAGCGGCACCCGCCGTCAGCGATGATTCAAACTCAAGCGCACCATAAAACGCTCAAGCATCGGCGCGTTCCACCGGATGCGTTTCCAGCCACGCATTCTCTTCGTCCTCGAAAAGACGGGAGCGCGTCAAGAACCGTAAACCGCTGGGCCGCTCCAGAGAAAACATTCCGCCATTTCCCGGCACCGCGTCGATGATCAACTGCGTGTGCTGCAAGTATTCGAATTGCGACTCGCTCATGTAAAACGGCACACCCGCAATCGTGCCGAGTTTGACATCGGACGAGCCGACCATGAACTCACCTTGGGGGAACATCATCGGTGCGCTGCCGTCGCAGCATCCGCCGGATTGATGGAACAGCACCGCACCATGCTCCGCGCGCAACTTGTCGATCAACTCGACAGCGGCAGGCGTTGCGATCACGCGGGCAACTTCCTTCTCATCAGCCATCACATGTCCTCGCAGAAAAAGAGCGAGCCGCGCAATGCGGCCCGCTCGAACAGGAACGCGACGCTTAGAAGAAACCGAGCGGCTTGTCGCTATAGCTGACCAGCAGATTCTTGGTCTGCTGATAGTGGTCGAGCATCATCTTGTGATTCTCCCGTCCGATGCCTGATTGCTTGTAGCCACCGAATGCCGCATGCGCCGGATAGGCGTGATAGCAGTTGGTCCACACGCGGCCTGCCTGAATCTGCCGGCCGAAGCGATAGGCGCGCGTACCGTCGCGCGTCCATACGCCGGCGCCGAGACCGTAAAGCGTATCGTTGGCGACCTCGAGCGCTTCTTCTTCGGTCTTGAACGTCGTGACCGACACCACCGGCCCGAAGATTTCTTCCTGGAAGATGCGCATCTTGTTGTGGCCGCGGAACACAGTCGGCTTCACGTAATAGCCTTTGCTCAATTCACCGTCGAGCGCATTGCGTTCACCGCCGATCAGGCATTCGGCGCCTTCCTGTTTGCCGAGGTCGACATACGAGAGGATCTTTTCCAGCTGCTCTTGCGAGGCCTGCGCGCCGATCATCGTCCTGGTGTCGAGCGGATGGCCTTGCGTGATCGCCGCGACGCGCTTGAGCGCACGTTCCATGAAGCGG
Coding sequences within:
- a CDS encoding AraC family transcriptional regulator is translated as MNESGNRARYETRLGRVLDHIYDHLDEPLDIDRLAEIACLSPYHWHRIYQAMYGETVATTVRRLRLHRAAGYLANGSMPIVEIAERSGYSSLQSFSRTFRAVFGVPPAQYRKQGTHSRFRPALSGDDQMTMREVVIRHVEPIEVLSVDHVGPYMQIGKAFDALFGWLAKHNLLAGQMRMVGVYYDDPGVVAESELRSKAGVLLPHPVQASVTVSPPVSVAHVKGGEYAVLRHRGPYSDMRAAYEWLYGTWLVQSGREAADAPVFEEYLNSPKDTAPADLVTEICLPLA
- a CDS encoding reverse transcriptase family protein, coding for MTLVLEESARWMDGLARHVAKRFAARWDSVGRKEVSTVVAGMPGFVSAWRSEQPPRVVRVLTRPPFQRPPPPWLHDVALPQLPTLGDLAAWLDIEPGDLGWFADRWRVPTRGAATPLHHYAYKAIEKRDGRCRIIEIPKPRLRALQRKVLSGLLDRIPAHESVHGFRHGRNIVTFAAPHVGKAVVMRFDLTDFFASVHAGRVYSAFYALGYPQAVARALTALCTNRIPSGRLLAPDVRERIDWRERQRYRNRHLPQGAPTSPALANLCAFRLDLRLAGLARSVGATYTRYADDLAFSGDEELARMADRLCIRVAAIALEEGFGVNLRKTRVMRRSARQHLAGVVVNSHANVARPEFDALKAVLTNCVRHGWRSQNRDDLADFRAHLAGRVAHVAMVNAVRGARLRAVFERIEWEEEKPLDA
- the eat gene encoding ethanolamine permease, giving the protein MKSESTNQHVGKVTHHELKQTLGTWQLWGIAVGLVISGEYFGWSYGWASAGTLGFVITAIFIAAMYTTFIFSFTELTTSIPHAGGPFAYARHAFGPTGGYLAGAATLVEFVFAPPAIALAIGAYLHVQFPGLEPKHAAMGAYLIFMALNIVGVQIAAAFELCVTLLAIFELLVFMGVVSPGFQWSNFTKGGWAGADNFSMGSFHGMFAAIPFAIWFFLAIEGVAMAAEEAKNPKRSIPIAYVAGILTLVVLAIGVMVFAGAAGDWTKLSNINDPLPQAMKYIVGEHSGWMHMLVWLGLFGLVASFHGIILGYSRQIFALARAGYLPEWLSKVHPRFKTPHRAIIAGGVVGIAAIYSDELIQFGGQTLTANIVTMSVFGAIVMYIISMLSLFKLRRTEPNMERPFRAPLFPVFPAFALVAAVICLATMVYFNFLVAIVFAIFLALGYVYFLMTRHQREAAPADALLEE
- the eutC gene encoding ethanolamine ammonia-lyase subunit EutC, translated to MSDFLEKNPWNALRQFTNARIALGRAGNSLPTAPLLAFNLSHAQARDAVHHPLDTEVLHEQLRAQNFKTLDVHSAAPDREHYLRRPDLGRRLSEESRVTLAAVPNDSPEVVFVIGDGLSAFAASKQSIPLLQAVVPRLADWKIGPVVVARQARVALGDEIGELLNAKLVVMLIGERPGLSSPDSLGIYLTYAPKVGCSDAQRNCISNVRPEGLDYPLAAHKLHYLLTHARRLGLTGVGLKDDSDALLAETPAAPAVSDDSNSSAP
- a CDS encoding ethanolamine ammonia-lyase subunit EutB; its protein translation is MSYTETIGTRTYRFADLKTLLAKASPQRSGDQLAGVAAASEEERVAAKMALAQVPLRTFLNEALIPYESDEVTRLVIDDHSPQAFAEISHLTVGDFRNWLLSSTTDADALTRISAGLTPEMVAAVSKLMRNQDLIAAARKRPVITRFRNTVGLPGHMSVRLQPNHPTDDVKGIAASMLDGLMYGCGDAMIGINPASDNLAAITKLLLMIDDFRQRYQVPTQSCVLTHVTNTIAAIEKGAPVDLVFQSIAGTEKANAGFGISLALLQEAYEAGLSLKRGTVGNNLMYFETGQGSALSADAHFGVDQQTCEVRAYAVARRFNPFLVNTVVGFIGPEYLYDGKQITRAGLEDHFCGKLLGVPMGCDICYTNHAEADQDDMDNLLTLLGVAGINFIMGIPGADDVMLNYQSTSFHDALYVRDVLGLRRAPEFEEWLESMQITDARGALLSASTQQPLLEGARDWMGIA
- a CDS encoding DUF3375 domain-containing protein, producing MDFDYSTIDALRQNHPAWRLLRSDHAPLVASFLHRVFTAPNVRVISQADLAEALEDELYALREQFGTAAFPKAASDYLTDWSANDKGWLRKFYRQDSDEPHFDLTPATEKAIAWLATLTVRSFVGTESRLLTLFELLKQMSEGSESDPKARLAELHKRRAEIDADIARAEAGDISILDDTALKDRFQQFTTIARELLTDFREVEHNFRGLDRRVRERIALWDGAKGELLEEIMGERDAIADSDQGRSFRAFWDFLMSSSRQEELTELLDRVLSLPPVAELKPDARTRRVHYDWLEAGEHTQRTVAFLSQQLRRFLDDQAWLENRRIMDILHGVEARALALRDMLPSGEFMTIADIAADIELPMERPLYAPSLKPRIANIAIEAGDADIDAAALYAQVVVDKARLVWHVRHILQDRSQVTLRELCEIQPLQQGLAELIAYLQLAGDTFSTVVDEQVSETIVWVGRNDNGEQEIRQAKLSRVIFVR
- a CDS encoding DUF779 domain-containing protein; its protein translation is MADEKEVARVIATPAAVELIDKLRAEHGAVLFHQSGGCCDGSAPMMFPQGEFMVGSSDVKLGTIAGVPFYMSESQFEYLQHTQLIIDAVPGNGGMFSLERPSGLRFLTRSRLFEDEENAWLETHPVERADA